The genomic interval ACCTGTCTGGCTGTGTCTGACCTTGTGCAGCAGATCTGTGTGAGGGGAATCACAGGAGCAGGGATTGAATTTTACACTCTTGTTAGGGACTCTTGAACACTACCCTGTATTCAGTaatgctgttcttttttttcaggtaGTGTATATTACACTGGAAAAAGTTTATTCCTAACTAAAGAGTGAATACTAGATCTCAGTTACTCACTAGGTCTCCAGTATTTCTGCTGAGTATTTTGAACATGCCTTCCAGTACAGGTGTGTCTGGTTTGCTGTTTTTTCTAAACTCTTTCCTTGAGGTTTGACCTGCCATCCTCCAGCTGGTGTCCTGACCTGTAGCATCActgtgccaagctgtgttggaGTTACTGGAACAAAAGGGTTGAGAATTTTCTGACTTGTTGATATCAGGCACAACTAGTTTGGGAATAGGTTTAGCctattcctttttttaaaaaacagtgaatGGAATGATTCAAAATGAATACAGCTTGTTCTACAAGGAGGACTGAAATACATCCCTGTAAGTGGTCAGCTTCCTGCCTTGCTGTCATTGCTGTGCTCCTTGGAGCTCCATGAGGCAAGGAAGGCAAAAGGGTTCCTGAGTTAATTGTcttatgtttttttaaagaagtttttcctagattatttttcttcaatttaaaGATACTGAGATCTTTTGTATGAATGAAAATAATGGCACTGAGTTCTTTCAGAAGACCCTCTTCCTGTCCTCACTGCTTTTGTTAACTAACAGCCTTTCCCCTTCTTCCAGATTTGCCTCTGAGGGCAAGAGTGCTGCTGAACTTTTCAGATGGAAATGGTGAGGGGGCTATCAGGGTTTCAAATGCTGTCAGTCCTTTTGTAATACAAAGGAAGGGAGGGCTATTTGGCAGAAGTTTGttgcttgcttgttttcttGTAGGCCTTCTAGAATTTACAGGCAATAAAGGAAAGTGGTTGTCTTATTTTAATCTTACAGCAGTCCTGGCATTGGGGTTGCTCTTTTGGTTGGCTGATATCTTCTATTTAAACTGGTCTGTCTTCTCACTGAACAGAAGAGTTTGGAAATTGAGGTGTAGGTTCTAGTCACAAATCCAGAGAGAAAGCAGATGCATCAACTTCTGTCCTGGCAAAAGAGTATTTTGCTGCTCAGTATTTCTATGTGGATGGAAATCCTGGTTTTACTTTGGAATACTAAATAATTAAATGTCAGTGGGGAgctttgtattttaattttgttcctaCTTACACATTCACACTGAACTCCTTGGTGGATTGTATAAATCAGTTTCCCATTTGTGTCATGTGTAATCTGACTGCCATGCCTCCTTCACAGAAGGGTGTTATTGGAGGCTTCATTTatctagttttgtttaaaatgtcaGTGAATTAAAACaccttttgctttaaaaaataagccCATCTTTTGTCTGAACctgctctctcccctccccttgTGAGGAGTGGGGAAATCTATAAATTGAAAAGCATTGACTCTGCGGAAGAATTGCTGACTGTAATGGATGACTTTGCTTGGAACTGGAACCTTTTCCAGGTCATGATGTTGGAACAGCTGAAGCCAGTGTTCATCCCAATTAGCTGATCATTGTGCCTTTAGTCACATCCTGTGCACCTTGGTGGCAGGAAATTATGGGTGTGGTTGAAATCTTCAATCTCATCAAAATATCTTTATGGTAACTACAAACAACTATTGCTTGGTTCCAGTGGGTGCCTCTCATGACACACTTTACTGGACAGCATGGTGGGCTCAGGTGGGAGCTCTGGTCTCCAAGAATGACCTGATACCAGCTGCAGCCTGACTTTGGGGCTGTGGTGTCTAACCAAAATAATGGTTGTATTTTCTTGACTGAGTTAGCAGTGGTAATCTTTTGATGACTGGTTCATAGTGCTGCTTCCAGCATTGATTTACAATTCCACACAGATACAGTGATGTTTACTCTTTGCTTTGGGTCTTATTTTCTGCTATGTGCCCCAGAGTTTCTCATGGTAGATAATTGGGCTGACTTGTCAGAGCTCATGCTAGAATGTAGGGACCTAACAAGGGGTCAGAGTAATGAAGAAATATCTGGTATATTCTGGAAACACAGAGGAATTTGGGTACAGATTAATTCAGAGGATTTTGTAGGAATGGACCactggaaattatttctgtgagaCAAGGTTGATGATGCACACTGCTCATGAGGGAAGCTTGCATATCCTCAGTACAGAGTGAGTTGAGGAACTAAAATAGGTGGATTATGGCTTTTATGGCACTCGACTCTGAGCCCTAATTTGTGGCATATAGGATAAAAAGATttggagggagcaggggaaatAAGAGCTACATCTGCATGCTTACAACCTGTGCATCTCATTAAATAAACTGAGGATCTGAAAATCATATGGTAGTGACTTTAATTGTCATCTTTTTCAACATTCTTATCCATGGCAGTTCATACACTTGGATCTTGTACTGCCTTAAAACAATGAAGCTGATCTTTGTGTTTTAGGACCAGCACCTTGCAGAGATGTGCTTTGTAACAGAGCCACCAAAGCAGCTTGGTGCTGTTCAGCTGGGCCTTTACGTGATGTGCAGCAGGCCAGGAATGGTTTAATTCTTAAGTACTAGGTTGAGTTTTTATGCAGTGCTATTCTTTTTATAGTAAAGTGAAAATTGGTTGTTTTCTTGTGTGTTTAAACCAATATTGGTTTTATTCTTGTTAAGTTTTGGGATTGTACAAGTTTTCACTTTACAGAGAAATGACTGAGTAAGCCAGTATCCAGTCAGATGCATTCCAGTCATTATGACTAAGCTGAAATGTATTTGATACTTACTGCTTATTGTTTGAACTTTGAGATTGTTCTGAGTAAAATACATGACTTTCCACCTCAGCAGTAGTGTTTATGACAGCATTGCACTTGGTTCTTCTTACACTCTTCTCGTGTAACTCACAGCTGGTTTTTGTCTTTGACTTCATTGGTAATTGGCTGTAAAATTAGCATTTATCAACTTGAAGTAACGTGTTCTTTGCAGTCTTATTCTGTATGTGTTTGCACTTTATTTTGAAATCTGAGAGTATagtgctgaaaaaataattaaatttattcaGAGGCAGGGTTTTACAACTGTAATCTGGTAGGTTGTTGATAACAGGTTTTTGCTTAAGTATCCTGCACCACAGAAGTTTTGACTTGTGGTGGTATTCTACTATGTGAAAAAGATTTATTAAACATTGGAGGTGTAGAGAAGTTCAGGGTGTCTTAACAGTAGGAATTGTTGAGAACTGAAAAAAGGCAGAGATACAAAAGAATTAATAGGTTCTCAAGAAAATCTGATTATaaattttttcattgtttgtcCTGATGATAGTCAGTGAAGCCTGGATATTTCAAAATGTTGATGTCAAAATCCTGCTCTGTTGCACTATTATCCTTTGTGACAATAGGTGCCAGGGTTTGAAGTTCAGGCtgtgatgtgtgtgtgtctttccTAGTTCTCTGTCAGATGGTTGGATCAGGGAGTTTTCTGCCCTCTGCTgaagagctctgctgctcctctccctgaggaAGTGTAGGAGAGCTGTTGATGGGAAGTCCATTTGTTGGAGAGGGAGTTGGGTAGGGGGAGTGAGCAGCACCTTCAAGAATCAATAAAAAGAGGGAGTGGAACCaggtggagctgctgtgtgagatCCAGTGCAAGGTCAGGGGCACAGATCCTGCAGGAGTGGTATCAGTGATCATTAGTGATCACAATTTGATATTGTGAAATTGTAGTGTTAAATGTACTGTTGTCTTACCAACTTGTGTTTGTATTGTGTTATGGTatattaaaattcctttttttttactttaccTTTTAATAGGAATTTATTTGGGAGATAGTAGACTGCTTGTTGGTGGCTTGCTTTCAGGATGTTATTTTTTCTACCTTCAGCTTTGCTGAAACTCTTTTATAGAGCTGAGTGTTTAAGCACTTGAGTATGTGCCACTTCCAATACTGTGGGACAGAAGACTGTAAATGAACTAAACAGTTCCTAACACAGTGTTGCatgaaactgcttttaaaacatgGAAATGTTGGAATCCCTGCACCAGCATTTGTCCACTGCAGGATTTAAACAGAGGTTGCTGTTCTGCAGATTGACCTGGAACAGTCTTTTCCCATCAGAGTAGCTGTCTGACTTCTCTGTGTTTGGTCATGTGTGTATCTGAGTgatttaatatttcagaaacTGAGGATGCAACAGCTCCATTGCTGAGAACTCTGCTGTTCTCTGCACAAACACAAATGCTGCACACCTTTGATGAAAAATGAATGCTGCATTCTTTGTGCAGTGCTTCAAGTGTGCTGAGAAAATCCAGTGGTAGAAACATTCTCATTAAAGAGTAGgttttttatgtatatatacacattgaAGTGCTGTAAGCATCTCTGATGTTCTCTGTCTAAAGGAGAACTAAGCTGGCTAATGCTTCTGAATGTAGGAGAGTATTAGAAGAGGCTAAAGCTGTTAAAACACCTTCAAAACATCCGGTGAGTGTCACTGCATTAAAATTAACTCAAGTCAGGCTATCTTAAAATACATCTGCACTTTAAGCATTGACCACAAGCCAGGAATGACCTATCTTTAGTACTGGGCACAGTGCAAGTGGAAACTGTCATATGAGACTGACTTTTATGTAAATACGTCTGCAGAGTGACATCTAAAGCTTTGTGTTGTGCAGGGTGCTTTGCCATGctgtatttttgcatttctttgcaGTGAAACATTGAAATTCATGAGTTTCCATCATTAAACTTAGGTGTTGCTTCTGTTTGAAGTGGTGACCATGGTGGTCAGCCAGGATGGTGTGTGGGACAGTGACACCACTTTTGGGTGGGAGTGTCAGCCACTTTCTTGTAGACAACTTGGGTTATGGAatagaatataatttttatgtattttcttgtAATTGTGTTAATGAGGTAAAAAAGGGATCCTTTTTGAATAGGAGCATTGACTGTTGAAAAAGAGGGAAGTCTTGGTAGATGCTAACTAGTAAACTTGTTActatttatatttctaataGCTTCTAGATTTAGCAAATCGTTGTGGCATGTGTCTGGTGACTGTTCTGAGAACAAACTGTAACCACTGTCTTGCATTATTTCAGAATTACCTTTCTGGTGCTATATTTAGCCTGTGCTGCTTCTTACAAATTACCTTTGTCTGCAACTTTTATATACACAgtttttttgggagaaaatgGTGATTACAAACATCTTAGCCAGTTTTGATTTATGAAGACACAGCTTGATGTTATTAGTCTGTGTTTAATCACAAAACTTGTTGAGAGAACTCGCACAGGTAATGGCCTGCTCTGTAATTGCTGGTACCTGTGGATGTTTGTTCTCATTCTGCTTCATGCAGGAGCCCCTGCCTTTGCAGGTGGGTTGAAGATGTTTGTACAGGTGACTGCCAAGGTACTGAAGTGTTTTGGCTGTGTCTGAGTTTGGGCTGTTGGAAGTAAGATGTTGGCAGGATTTTTagatttccatttttcaaaatacttaaaaacttttaaagttcCAGTAGTGATGTTCATTGTTCTATGCTTCACAGAACCATTTCTGTAGAAAGTCTGAAGTTTTGTTTCAGATACTGTCCTCAAGGAGGAAAAGCAACCATGCAACTACTAATCACTAATACAAGGTTTCATAAAGTGAAATGCTGTTTTAATGGCATTTAAGTAAAGATAAACTTCTCCCTCAGATGCTTCAGAGAAGGAAGGGACAAAAGCTCCTAAAGAGAGCAGGTAGCAGAGTTGGAAGTGGTAGAGTGTGCTTTGAATAAAAAGCTCTTCATAGACAAACTCACAGTTTGTGCTTTTTTGCTTTACAGGCTAAAGAAATTTTGACAAAAGAATCCAACGTACAAGAAGTGCGATGTCCAGTCACAGTCTGTGGAGATGTCCATGGACAATTTCACGACCTCATGGAACTTTTCAGAATTGGAGGCAAATCACCAGACACAAACTATTTGTTTATGGGGGACTATGTTGACAGAGGATATTATTCAGTTGAAACAGTCACATTGCTTGTAGCTCTTAAGGTAACTTTTCTCAGCTTTACAGTCttgtataaaatatatcatTACTATCCTGACTACACTTAATATCTATTATGTTTTTCACTGCATTTGTATTAGCTACTGAAACTGACTTCTtggcttttgttgttttctaaGTCACttcttaaaattataaaaatgttcAGATGCATGGCTGAGCTTCATCTAAAAtgagtatttatttttacttgccTAAGTAGCAATCTTTAAGAATTTGCTTGGAGAGATCAGCTTAATGCACAGGTATAGCAAAGTTCCTtagtaataataaatacaaattgTAATTAATCTCAAAAGTAATTGGCAGTTGAAGATTGGAATGAATGAgtccttttttcccttaaagGTTATTATATAATCTTCAGAATGGTTTATTGGTGTGTGGCAGGGCTTGAGGAGTGCAAATTGTGTTCTGGGGAAGGTTGCTCATAGTGTGCTAAAATCAACTCTTCTGTTTAGGTCCGTTACCGTGAACGCATCACAATCCTTCGAGGGAACCATGAAAGCAGGCAAATCACACAAGTTTATGGCTTTTATGATGAATGTTTAAGGAAATATGGAAATGCAAATGTTTGGAAATACTTCACAGACCTTTTTGATTACCTGCCTCTAACTGCCTTGGTGGATGGCCAGGTATGTTGACCTCTGACCAAACTGAGTGTTTTTGGTTGTAAAAGGAGTTCTTAACACTGCATTCTGTCAGTTCTCATCTTTAAGGGAATCTCATGCAGATTTTCTCATAATAAATTATTGAAAACTGTTCTAACTGCACTGATTAATGCAGATAAACTTCATGTTTCCTAACTCTTGCAGATTTTTTGTCTACATGGTGGCCTCTCTCCATCTATAGATACACTGGATCACATCAGAGCACTTGATCGTTTGCAGGAAGTTCCCCATGAGGTACTGGAAAATAATTGTCTAAGCCAGTGAGATTGATGATTCAGCATGTATTGAGGGGTTAAGCTTGCAGgctgaaaatgaaattcaaatcAACTTAACAATATTAAAGGGCCTGTTGTCTTCTGTTCTAGAAAAAATCTGTTccagattttttaaagaaaaaatgagggGCATGTTCTTGcttaaagaaataaacatatTAAGTGTCAAAGAGTTGTGCAGGGGTCGTGCAagtatttttgggttttgtttgcttttggttCTTTGCACTTCACCTCTGAACCATCATGTACATCTCTTGCAGGGTCCCATGTGTGACTTGCTATGGTCAGATCCAGATGATCGTGGTGGCTGGGGAATTTCTCCTCGAGGTGCGGGTTACACATTTGGACAGGATATTTCAGAAACCTTTAACCATGCTAATGGCCTTACGTTGGTTTCAAGAGCTCATCAGTTGGTAATGGAGGTGAGCAGGACATCCTGTGTTCAAACTTTTTGTGTCCTTGGTCCATTTATTCCACGCTCTGTGTGTCAGATGTGCACATCCTTCTCTGACAGGTGATGATCCAGCTAAGAGTATTCCAGAAACTTGGCAGTATTCACATGCTACTAAAGGAATTTGACAGTGGAGCAACCTTTTTTTGGCcttgttttcctgaaaatttacAGCAATATCTCAAACCAAGCTTTGGTACTAGGTGTGATTTCTGTGTAGATATAAAGGTTTTTAAATATGTGTCTCTTGGAAAAAAggtgtaatttttctttttagattgGATGTGTGCTTTTGTTCTTGGTCTCTAGTTGTTCCTGGCAgttgagatttttaaatgtatgtcTGGGCTCTGGTTTTGGTGATCACAGTTGAAGGTTCAGAGTGGATTGTGTACTTCAGAATTACTGTTTTAACTATTTAATGCTAATGCAATGGAGAAATATTTCTAGatgagttttttttaaatacctagCTCATATTTGCTAGTAGGAAGCAAACTATGAAGgccaaaattcctttttcccctttttctctccagaagagaaaaaagatacAGCCTTAAGCTTATTTAAAGTAACCCTACAAATGCCAATGCACATTGAAAGGTTGGTGTGTAGTCAGGTGGTTACATGAGGTACATTAACTTGGttgtctgaattattttttccttcctctccaggGGTACAACTGGTGCCATGACCGGAATGTAGTAACAATTTTCAGTGCTCCAAACTATTGTTACCGTTGTGGCAACCAGGCTGCAATTATGGAACTTGATGACACTCTAAAATACTCCTTGtaagtatatttaaaaatgagaattatgTTGCCTGTGATTTGAGGATCCCATTTAATTATGTTCAagtatggggttttttccccctctctaaGCTTTTGGGAGGTGGAGTGAGTGTGGAATTATGGGGTTAGTCACATTTAAAGTCTTGGAGTTAAGCCTCAGTTGCTGTTGAGATCTTCTCTGTCAGATTAAAGTGAGACTCCTCAATTTTGCTTTGTATAACTACCTGGATTTTAATGACTTACTGTGTAGGGATGTGGTTTGAGAGCAGAAGTAGTCTATGGCATTTAAGGTAATGCCTTCCTGTCAGTCTTGGGCAGGAGACTTTTGGCACCTTTGAATGCTTCAGGTGTTGGGTGTCAGGTCTTTTAATGTGATCTCTA from Zonotrichia leucophrys gambelii isolate GWCS_2022_RI chromosome 13, RI_Zleu_2.0, whole genome shotgun sequence carries:
- the PPP2CA gene encoding serine/threonine-protein phosphatase 2A catalytic subunit alpha isoform, which gives rise to MEEKVFTKELDQWVEQLNECKQLSEGQVKSLCEKAKEILTKESNVQEVRCPVTVCGDVHGQFHDLMELFRIGGKSPDTNYLFMGDYVDRGYYSVETVTLLVALKVRYRERITILRGNHESRQITQVYGFYDECLRKYGNANVWKYFTDLFDYLPLTALVDGQIFCLHGGLSPSIDTLDHIRALDRLQEVPHEGPMCDLLWSDPDDRGGWGISPRGAGYTFGQDISETFNHANGLTLVSRAHQLVMEGYNWCHDRNVVTIFSAPNYCYRCGNQAAIMELDDTLKYSFLQFDPAPRRGEPHVTRRTPDYFL